A single Thiohalobacter thiocyanaticus DNA region contains:
- a CDS encoding chloride channel protein, whose protein sequence is MLQRIRRSSRRLLSPDVWKVRILFWSGAVLVGLLATLFAWGTEWANHLFSREVVARSAWLPLLITPLGLLLIVWLTRRFVPEARGSGIPQAIAALSLTDHNNRSRLLSFRIALGKIGLCWLGMLSGASIGREGPTVHIGAAIMFSLGRFARFPHHYMDRGLILAGGAAGIAAAFNTPLAGILFAIEEMGRSFEERTSGTLLTAVFLAGITAVALQGNYTYFGTSAALLAPGEMLIPILVCGVVGGILGGGFSQLLLWSTRRLAGLGRRHPYALALTCGLLIAGIGILAGGTTYGTGYAQAQAIITESGESGTGFALLKMLATWVSYLSGIPGGIFAPSLAAGAGVGAGLADWLPAFPAAAIIILGMTAYFTGVVQTPITAFVIIMEMTDNTDLLLPLMATAFIAYAVSRVLCPQPLYRALAEQFLATARPAKDKSL, encoded by the coding sequence ATGCTGCAACGAATCCGCCGCTCCAGTCGCCGTCTGCTCTCGCCCGACGTCTGGAAGGTCCGCATCCTGTTCTGGAGCGGTGCGGTGCTGGTCGGCCTGCTCGCCACCCTGTTCGCCTGGGGCACCGAGTGGGCCAACCACCTGTTCAGCCGGGAGGTCGTCGCACGCAGCGCCTGGCTGCCCCTGCTGATCACGCCGCTGGGCCTGCTGCTGATCGTCTGGCTGACCCGCCGCTTCGTGCCGGAGGCGCGCGGCAGCGGGATCCCGCAGGCCATCGCCGCGCTCAGTCTGACCGACCACAACAACCGCAGCCGGCTGCTCTCGTTCCGCATCGCCCTGGGCAAGATCGGCCTGTGCTGGCTGGGCATGCTCAGCGGCGCCTCCATCGGCCGCGAAGGGCCGACGGTGCATATCGGCGCGGCCATCATGTTCTCGCTGGGCCGTTTCGCCCGCTTCCCGCACCATTACATGGACCGGGGACTGATCCTGGCCGGCGGCGCGGCCGGCATTGCGGCGGCCTTCAACACGCCGCTGGCCGGTATCCTGTTCGCCATCGAGGAGATGGGGCGCTCGTTCGAGGAACGCACCAGCGGCACCCTGCTCACGGCCGTGTTCCTGGCCGGCATCACCGCCGTGGCGCTCCAGGGCAATTACACCTATTTCGGTACCAGCGCGGCCCTGCTCGCCCCGGGCGAGATGCTGATTCCCATCCTGGTCTGCGGCGTGGTCGGCGGCATCCTCGGCGGCGGCTTCTCCCAGCTGTTGCTGTGGAGCACCCGGCGTCTGGCCGGCCTGGGTCGGCGCCACCCCTACGCCCTGGCCCTGACCTGCGGTCTGCTGATTGCCGGCATCGGAATCCTGGCCGGCGGCACCACCTACGGCACCGGTTACGCCCAGGCCCAGGCCATCATCACCGAAAGCGGCGAGTCCGGGACCGGATTCGCCCTGCTCAAGATGCTGGCGACCTGGGTCTCCTACCTCAGCGGCATCCCGGGCGGCATCTTCGCCCCCTCGCTGGCGGCCGGCGCCGGCGTGGGCGCCGGCCTGGCGGACTGGCTGCCGGCCTTCCCTGCCGCCGCGATCATCATCCTCGGCATGACCGCCTATTTCACCGGCGTGGTGCAGACCCCCATCACCGCCTTCGTCATCATCATGGAAATGACCGACAACACCGACCTGCTGCTGCCGTTGATGGCCACGGCCTTCATCGCCTACGCCGTCTCCCGCGTGCTGTGTCCTCAGCCCCTGTACCGCGCCCTGGCCGAGCAGTTTCTCGCCACGGCGCGACCCGCCAAGGACAAATCCCTATAA
- a CDS encoding DUF4126 domain-containing protein yields MDPVVQTIALTMGVAWASGINLYAAVFMLGYMGMTGHMELPPDLQVLADPLVLAAAGFMYCVEFFADKTPGVDTGWDGIHTFIRIPAGAILAAGAVGDVSQAAQIAAGLVGGSLAAGAHATKAGSRVLVNTSPEPFSNWAASLGEDVVVIAGLWTALNHPWIFLGLLLVFILAMIWLLPKLWRGIRRVFRFLINRISGRREAQASPPQPLNRPTLPGQEDRHTP; encoded by the coding sequence ATGGATCCGGTCGTACAAACCATCGCACTGACCATGGGCGTGGCCTGGGCCAGCGGCATCAACCTGTATGCCGCCGTCTTCATGCTCGGCTACATGGGTATGACCGGCCACATGGAACTGCCGCCGGACCTGCAGGTGCTGGCCGACCCGCTGGTGCTGGCCGCGGCCGGCTTCATGTACTGCGTGGAGTTCTTCGCCGACAAGACCCCCGGCGTGGACACCGGCTGGGACGGCATCCACACCTTCATCCGCATTCCGGCCGGGGCGATCCTGGCGGCCGGCGCAGTGGGCGATGTCAGCCAGGCGGCCCAGATCGCCGCCGGCCTGGTCGGCGGCAGCCTGGCGGCCGGGGCGCATGCCACCAAGGCCGGGTCGCGGGTGCTGGTCAACACCTCGCCCGAGCCCTTCAGCAACTGGGCCGCCTCGCTCGGGGAGGATGTCGTCGTCATCGCCGGGCTGTGGACAGCATTGAATCATCCCTGGATCTTTCTGGGCCTGCTGCTTGTCTTTATCCTTGCCATGATCTGGTTGCTGCCGAAGTTGTGGCGCGGCATCCGCCGGGTCTTCCGTTTTCTGATCAATCGCATCAGCGGCCGGCGCGAGGCACAGGCCTCGCCACCGCAACCGCTAAACCGACCCACTCTGCCCGGGCAGGAGGACAGACACACCCCATGA
- a CDS encoding peroxiredoxin family protein, protein MKTKDILIGLTAFALIGLLAFIWLAPGGHKPAPALSLTTLDGEQLSLTGLRGQPVLVTFWATDCPGCVKEIPHLIELHEDYGPDGLTILAIAMAYDPPNHVVAMREARDLPYRIALDVNGEAARAFGNVNVTPTSFLINPQGRIVRHKLGEMDMSKVRAQIEGMLGT, encoded by the coding sequence ATGAAAACCAAGGACATTCTCATCGGCCTGACAGCCTTTGCCCTGATCGGCCTGCTGGCCTTCATCTGGCTGGCCCCGGGCGGCCACAAGCCGGCGCCGGCCCTGAGCCTGACCACACTGGACGGCGAGCAGCTGTCGCTGACCGGGTTGCGCGGCCAGCCGGTACTGGTGACCTTCTGGGCCACCGACTGCCCCGGCTGCGTCAAGGAGATCCCCCACCTGATCGAACTGCACGAGGATTACGGTCCGGACGGCCTGACCATCCTGGCCATCGCCATGGCCTACGATCCGCCCAACCACGTCGTGGCCATGCGCGAGGCCCGCGACCTGCCCTATCGGATCGCACTGGACGTCAACGGTGAAGCCGCGCGCGCCTTCGGCAATGTCAACGTCACGCCGACCTCCTTCCTGATCAACCCGCAGGGGCGCATCGTGCGCCACAAGCTGGGCGAGATGGATATGAGCAAGGTGCGGGCGCAGATCGAGGGGATGCTGGGGACGTGA
- a CDS encoding CopD family protein: MLWIKAFHVIFMVTWFAGLFYLPRLFVYHADLPVDDTAGNERFKVMERKLFAIMTIGAVVTAVFGLWLLFGYHLPTLTASLWLPLKLVLVAGLIVYHFLCWQKVRAFREDRNPHTHVYYRWFNEVPALALIAVVVLAVVRPF, encoded by the coding sequence ATGCTCTGGATAAAAGCCTTCCACGTCATCTTCATGGTCACCTGGTTCGCCGGGCTGTTCTACCTGCCGCGGCTGTTCGTCTATCACGCCGATCTGCCGGTCGACGATACCGCCGGCAATGAGCGCTTCAAGGTGATGGAGCGCAAGCTGTTCGCCATCATGACCATCGGTGCCGTCGTCACCGCCGTGTTCGGGCTCTGGCTGCTGTTCGGCTACCATCTCCCCACCCTCACCGCCAGCCTGTGGCTGCCGCTCAAACTGGTGCTGGTCGCCGGCCTGATCGTCTACCACTTCCTGTGCTGGCAGAAGGTCCGCGCCTTCCGCGAGGACCGCAATCCCCACACCCACGTCTACTACCGCTGGTTCAACGAAGTCCCCGCCCTGGCCCTGATTGCGGTGGTGGTGCTGGCAGTGGTCCGGCCGTTCTGA